AACTTTTTATCCATTGGGCTCAAAGGATTGATCGTAGGCATGATCACAGGATTTGTAGGTGCAGGGGGAGGATTTCTTATCATTCCCGCACTTACAATTCTACTCAAATTCCCGATCAGACAAGCCATAGGAACATCACTCGCAATCATCGCCGCAAACTCACTTTTCGGATTCGCAATCAGTTTCAGATCGGTGCAAACTGAGAACTGCCCTTTACTTCTATTTATCTGCGGTGTAGGAATTGCAGGAATGTTTTTAGGACAGAATCTTTCTTCAAAAATAAATGAAAGGAATCTAAAAATTGGATTCGGTTATTTTGCGTTAGCTGTGGCATCCCTAATCCTTTGGGACCAGGGAATGAAGTTGTAAGTTACTAATTGCCATTCGATACTAGCAATTTAAGGTTAGGCAACTTTCTTTCCGATATGTTTTATCAGACCTGGAGTATGAATGCGCTACAACCGTATCCTCATTGCACCCGACAAATTCAAAGGAACACTTAGCGCAGCGCGTGCCGCAAGGGCAATGTGCTCTGGTGTTCGCTCTGCTTGGGGTGACTCGATCCGGGTGGTTGAACTCCCTCTGGCCGATGGCGGAGAAGGAAGTCTTGTTGCTCTCCATTCATTGCGACCGAAGCTAAACCTTCTAGTAGATATCCTTCCAGATGCAGGCGGGTTCAACCGCTCAGTTTGTTATCTCGCCGACGAGACAGATGCATACTTTGAATCCGCACGATTACTTTCATTAAACTTCAAAGGTAATCGACGACTTCCTCTTCTTGACAGAACAAGCCGTGGCCTTGGCCGTTGGGTTCGCAATATGTTGGCCTCGAAAAAAAGGAATTTGTTTTTATTTCTCGGAGGCACAGCAATATGCGACGGTGGATTAGGGATCTTACATGAATTCGGGTTTCAACTGCTGGACAGCAAAGGTAACCCGGTGCATTCTCTGAGAAATTTGCCTAATGCAAGGAGGCTCGTACCTCCAACTTCATTTGCCATAATAGAAACCAACATCAAAATGCTTTCGGATGTAACCAATCCTCTATTAGGTCCTAAGGGCGCCCCCAAATTGTTTGCCCCTCAGAAAGGCGCCACACAAAGCGATGTGTCTTTATTAGAAGAAGGCCTCGAGCAACTTTCCCATTTGTGGGCTGAATTTTCTGAACAAAGCGACACAAATTGGCCGGGTGGAGTCGGTGCAGGAGGTGGAATTGCGCTCCCATTTCTCGGAATGGCAAAAGAGCGCGCTACTCTTGGCTCTGGTTCTCTTTTCTTTTTGCAGGAATCCGGATTGGCCGACATGATTCGTCCGGGCGATTTGGTACTAACAGGGGAAGGTAGAACCGATGCAGGTACCTTAGCAGGTAAGCTCGTGGATGCAGTAGTTCACCTTTGCCGTAAGATTGGAGCGGACTGTTTGGTAGTCAGCGGGTCCGTCGCCGATCAAGACAGATTAGATGCAGCCAATTATCCCAAGACAATAGAAGTCTCAACCAATGGTAGAGTGCCTTTACGTAAAGATGCAGCGAATGAACTGTCCCGGGCCGTTACTCGAGCTCTATCCGCGATGAAATAATTTTATTTCACGAAATCTAAAGTAAGTCTAGTCCATAAAAATACGTTCAGATTCGCTCGCAATCGGCACCGAAAAAGAGCGGTGGCGATTGAAAGGAAAGGATTACTATCTATTTAATACACGTAATCCGAACCGAGGACCACCTTTCCTCCAATCCAGAACCGCCCCTTCCATTAGAAATACCGAAAATATAAACCTCTTCCCAACACCCCTACCTAAACACTACAACCCAGCACTAAACACTGATTACTTCACGGAAATAACCAAGAAGATACTTAATGACTTCTACCCAAAACACTGTCCTACTCCTGAATGTAACAATAG
This genomic stretch from Leptospira licerasiae serovar Varillal str. VAR 010 harbors:
- a CDS encoding glycerate kinase, with product MRYNRILIAPDKFKGTLSAARAARAMCSGVRSAWGDSIRVVELPLADGGEGSLVALHSLRPKLNLLVDILPDAGGFNRSVCYLADETDAYFESARLLSLNFKGNRRLPLLDRTSRGLGRWVRNMLASKKRNLFLFLGGTAICDGGLGILHEFGFQLLDSKGNPVHSLRNLPNARRLVPPTSFAIIETNIKMLSDVTNPLLGPKGAPKLFAPQKGATQSDVSLLEEGLEQLSHLWAEFSEQSDTNWPGGVGAGGGIALPFLGMAKERATLGSGSLFFLQESGLADMIRPGDLVLTGEGRTDAGTLAGKLVDAVVHLCRKIGADCLVVSGSVADQDRLDAANYPKTIEVSTNGRVPLRKDAANELSRAVTRALSAMK